One segment of Arcanobacterium phocae DNA contains the following:
- a CDS encoding bifunctional folylpolyglutamate synthase/dihydrofolate synthase, which produces MNDAMDSAPTPDEIDETGEALAALFASPLFAGPDPSVVSDIKDEDERETAQWVEDAEIQERVREIYLSIVARAPEHKVQPSLDRVRRALDLMGNPQHSFRVIHITGTNGKTSTARMVEALLRERGLRTGRFTSPHLNSVRERISIDGMAISATDFVQTWEDVAPFIEMVDAESLAQDGPRMSFFEVFTVMAYSAFAMAPVDVAVVEVGMGGRWDATNVIDADVAMIMPIAHDHEKWLGHDLTDIAFEKLGIVKPGTIMILAPQDPEVRAMAYEHAHRVHATLIDNFEVISHEAAVGGQLISLRTPAAVYEDIPLAMLGAYQAQNAAAALTAVEAFFGGSAIPGDIVEHALMSTSSPGRLEVVKSSPLIIVDAAHNPAGAKVTREGLEEYFPGPRVAVFSAMADKDVEGILTELEPVFHTIVVTEMAGDRAMDIDDLTEIATDIFGEDRVRVVGELLDAIATAADIAETVDPDAIAPASVTVLGSIMLGGQARALLGAGPVDIELD; this is translated from the coding sequence ATGAATGACGCTATGGATTCGGCTCCGACGCCGGACGAGATTGACGAAACGGGCGAAGCATTAGCTGCCTTGTTTGCCTCCCCATTGTTTGCGGGGCCGGATCCAAGCGTCGTTTCCGATATTAAAGATGAGGACGAACGCGAAACTGCCCAATGGGTAGAAGATGCCGAAATCCAAGAACGGGTAAGAGAAATCTATCTGTCCATTGTGGCCCGAGCACCCGAGCATAAGGTCCAACCTTCGCTTGATCGAGTTCGGCGTGCATTAGACCTGATGGGGAATCCACAACATTCGTTCCGGGTTATTCACATCACCGGAACGAACGGGAAAACCTCAACTGCGCGTATGGTGGAAGCCTTATTGCGTGAGCGCGGCTTACGTACCGGGCGGTTTACCTCGCCACACTTGAACTCTGTACGGGAACGGATATCTATCGATGGAATGGCGATTAGCGCCACTGATTTCGTCCAAACATGGGAAGACGTAGCCCCGTTTATCGAGATGGTGGATGCGGAATCGTTGGCTCAAGATGGGCCGCGAATGTCCTTCTTCGAAGTCTTTACTGTGATGGCATATTCTGCGTTTGCAATGGCACCCGTGGACGTCGCCGTCGTCGAAGTTGGAATGGGTGGACGTTGGGATGCCACCAATGTGATCGATGCTGACGTTGCGATGATCATGCCGATTGCACATGACCATGAAAAATGGTTAGGGCATGACCTCACGGATATCGCATTCGAAAAGCTCGGGATCGTCAAGCCCGGAACTATCATGATTTTGGCCCCGCAAGATCCAGAAGTACGTGCGATGGCATACGAGCACGCCCATCGAGTACACGCAACCCTGATCGACAATTTCGAGGTAATTAGTCATGAAGCTGCCGTCGGTGGCCAACTGATATCGTTGCGTACCCCGGCAGCTGTTTACGAAGATATTCCACTCGCCATGCTAGGTGCCTATCAGGCTCAAAACGCGGCGGCTGCATTAACTGCGGTGGAGGCATTTTTTGGGGGCTCTGCTATTCCTGGAGACATTGTTGAACACGCGTTAATGTCAACAAGCTCGCCTGGTCGACTCGAAGTAGTTAAGTCGTCACCACTGATTATTGTGGATGCCGCACACAATCCGGCTGGTGCCAAAGTCACCCGAGAAGGGCTCGAAGAATACTTCCCCGGGCCACGAGTTGCCGTCTTTAGCGCAATGGCTGATAAAGACGTCGAAGGCATTCTTACTGAGCTGGAGCCAGTATTCCATACTATTGTGGTGACTGAAATGGCTGGCGACCGAGCCATGGATATTGATGATTTGACTGAGATTGCCACCGATATTTTTGGTGAAGATCGAGTACGAGTGGTAGGCGAACTGCTTGATGCTATCGCCACCGCCGCGGACATTGCCGAAACCGTTGACCCAGACGCGATAGCGCCAGCCTCAGTGACTGTTCTCGGTTCAATCATGCTCGGTGGACAAGCGCGTGCGCTTCTCGGTGCCGGACCAGTTGATATCGAGTTAGACTAG
- a CDS encoding amino acid ABC transporter ATP-binding/permease protein produces the protein MNRTAPLTQPSNRELLRWLTGITRPVHTPLLFSTFFRFLNLSLDIVLFAWAGWTVMNALAGQPIGFHLGGIVIVAVVKALDYYLEQFLGHFVAFKALELLRGYAFSKLWPQAPMITTQTRSGDLLASLTRDVDRIEVVYAHTFAPVVSALVVPPIFFLSLGMNISWIVVLPPAICYLLAMTLVPWLGARESFSATSTQLAHRADLVSHVTDSVFGAEEVVGYGLEAERLDQMNHLAVIVTADTRRPALFRGLRRGLNISLSALSVIGIAFAGYASGLEPALTVALAAGALRLFEGPKGVEDAIGALDASFASARRIWTIAHSDYGVADGERDFPTSSDEDAMIEWRNVTYRYPQTADDSEVALKDINVKVARGSHTVFVGHSGSGKTTAAQLLLRFDDPTAGDILINGVPVRDIRLDELRSHVVLVTQKNQILDTTIADNVRLGAPNATDEEVWAALEMAELADEVRAMPDGLETRTGQDGTQLSGGQAQRLGLARALIMHPDVVVLDEFSANLNVELDARIREHLAQLPVTIIEVTHRLSHTEQADQVYSFDRGDVTTPVR, from the coding sequence ATGAATCGCACCGCGCCATTAACTCAACCATCGAATCGGGAGCTACTGCGATGGCTCACTGGCATCACTCGGCCAGTTCACACCCCACTCTTGTTCTCCACGTTCTTCCGGTTCCTGAATCTGTCACTGGACATCGTACTGTTCGCGTGGGCCGGTTGGACGGTCATGAACGCGCTTGCCGGGCAACCAATCGGGTTCCACCTCGGCGGCATTGTAATCGTGGCCGTTGTAAAGGCTCTCGACTACTACCTGGAACAGTTCCTCGGACATTTCGTGGCATTCAAGGCATTGGAGTTACTGCGCGGCTACGCCTTCTCCAAGCTCTGGCCACAAGCCCCAATGATCACCACTCAAACCCGCTCCGGCGACTTGTTGGCATCGCTAACCCGCGACGTGGACCGGATCGAAGTGGTCTATGCGCACACATTCGCACCCGTCGTTTCGGCGCTCGTTGTCCCACCGATTTTCTTCCTATCCTTGGGAATGAACATCTCCTGGATCGTGGTACTGCCACCAGCTATCTGCTACCTGTTAGCAATGACGCTCGTGCCGTGGCTAGGAGCACGCGAATCGTTTAGTGCAACCTCCACTCAGCTCGCACATCGCGCCGACCTCGTCTCGCACGTCACTGATTCGGTGTTCGGCGCCGAGGAAGTTGTTGGTTATGGCCTTGAAGCTGAACGTCTCGACCAGATGAATCATCTTGCTGTCATCGTCACAGCTGACACCCGCCGTCCCGCGCTCTTCCGTGGATTGCGCCGCGGACTCAACATTTCACTATCTGCTCTTTCGGTTATCGGCATCGCGTTTGCTGGCTACGCCAGCGGGCTAGAACCAGCGCTCACCGTTGCACTCGCAGCCGGCGCGTTACGTCTATTTGAAGGCCCGAAAGGCGTGGAGGACGCTATTGGCGCACTCGACGCTTCCTTCGCCTCCGCACGACGGATCTGGACGATTGCCCACAGCGATTATGGTGTGGCCGACGGCGAACGCGATTTCCCGACGTCGTCCGATGAAGACGCAATGATCGAATGGCGCAACGTCACCTACCGCTATCCACAAACAGCCGATGATAGTGAAGTAGCGTTAAAAGACATCAACGTGAAGGTTGCGCGTGGCTCGCACACAGTTTTCGTGGGTCATTCTGGTTCTGGAAAGACGACTGCCGCGCAATTGTTGCTGCGTTTCGACGATCCAACTGCTGGCGATATCCTCATCAACGGTGTGCCAGTACGCGATATCCGACTCGATGAGCTGCGCTCCCACGTGGTGCTCGTGACCCAAAAGAATCAAATTCTGGACACCACAATTGCGGACAACGTTCGTCTCGGCGCCCCAAACGCCACCGATGAGGAAGTCTGGGCAGCCCTAGAAATGGCAGAATTAGCTGACGAAGTGCGTGCCATGCCTGATGGATTAGAAACCCGCACCGGCCAAGATGGCACCCAGCTTTCTGGCGGGCAAGCACAGCGACTCGGTTTGGCGCGGGCATTGATTATGCATCCTGATGTGGTGGTTCTTGATGAGTTCTCCGCGAATTTGAACGTTGAGCTGGACGCTCGTATCCGCGAGCACTTAGCCCAACTGCCGGTCACCATCATAGAAGTCACCCACCGGCTTTCCCATACCGAACAGGCTGACCAGGTCTATAGTTTTGACCGCGGCGACGTCACCACGCCGGTTCGTTAG
- a CDS encoding ABC transporter ATP-binding protein/permease, which translates to MSRSRRRTSDPAVQVISATGKRGTRYTALMRIFVELCVAAALIATANTLGPYLVGVQPWTPWFIIAVVFALAAGAFGILEITSGIAQARAEEKRIRHRILSRIFTAKSLPQDDSDAFSSAKLIQLMTDNAERLTDFRQQYLGSTLAALFTPVLLVIYITIGVDWHLGLGMALSIPVVPLLVGGFLRLFRGVSARSRAERAKLTTQYLDAIRNLTAVRLFGAGSRLETTLRAQGEKNRRAIMKILAGNQIVIIVLDGVFSLVFVCWSVLLISWGIDAGRVDVTGAVSALFLLVLFLEPLSQVAGFFYIGMGGIAAQRAIKRYLQSHPEPTSTPAIGEAPTTETPVDNHRIQVSNVSYDYGRGEVLHGANVVVDNGEKIGIVGPSGAGKSTLLGLLKGSLPLQDGSIVISGQELHHLTPANIRKLAASVSQTTWLFTGTIADNLRLVRQDATEEDMWNALERAHVAHDIRRMPDGLHTDVGERGSRLSGGQAQRISLARAFLSGRDILFLDEPTSHVDPESETHIIDAIADIGSDLTVVMVTHRRALLRIANQVYTVTNGTVSQGVRS; encoded by the coding sequence GTGTCAAGATCCCGACGCCGAACATCCGACCCCGCGGTGCAGGTCATATCTGCAACCGGGAAACGAGGAACTCGCTATACCGCACTTATGCGAATTTTCGTTGAGCTGTGCGTAGCTGCCGCACTTATCGCCACGGCAAACACACTTGGCCCATACCTTGTTGGGGTACAGCCCTGGACACCATGGTTCATTATCGCGGTAGTCTTTGCGTTAGCCGCCGGAGCCTTCGGCATCCTCGAAATCACATCCGGCATCGCCCAAGCACGAGCCGAAGAAAAACGTATCCGTCATCGGATACTGTCACGGATCTTCACCGCCAAATCGTTACCACAAGACGATTCAGATGCGTTTTCATCGGCAAAGCTCATTCAGCTGATGACCGACAATGCAGAGCGCCTGACTGATTTCCGTCAGCAATACCTCGGTTCGACTCTCGCCGCGCTATTCACCCCGGTTCTGCTAGTCATCTACATAACCATTGGCGTCGATTGGCACCTAGGCCTAGGAATGGCACTATCGATTCCAGTTGTGCCACTTCTTGTTGGCGGATTTTTACGGCTTTTCCGCGGTGTTTCCGCGCGTTCGCGCGCCGAGCGTGCCAAGCTCACCACCCAATATCTCGACGCGATTCGCAACCTCACTGCAGTCCGACTTTTCGGAGCCGGATCGCGCCTGGAAACAACACTGCGCGCCCAAGGCGAAAAGAACCGCCGCGCAATCATGAAAATCTTGGCCGGAAACCAGATCGTCATCATTGTGCTTGACGGCGTTTTCTCGCTTGTTTTCGTCTGCTGGTCCGTTCTCCTCATATCCTGGGGTATCGACGCCGGACGCGTCGACGTAACAGGCGCTGTCAGCGCGCTCTTCCTCCTTGTCCTATTCCTCGAACCGCTCAGCCAAGTCGCCGGATTCTTTTATATCGGCATGGGCGGAATCGCGGCACAACGCGCCATCAAGCGCTACCTGCAATCGCATCCCGAGCCCACCTCCACCCCAGCAATCGGCGAAGCTCCCACCACTGAGACACCAGTTGATAACCACCGCATCCAGGTATCAAACGTCAGCTACGATTACGGTCGCGGCGAGGTTCTGCATGGAGCCAACGTCGTCGTCGATAACGGCGAAAAAATTGGAATCGTCGGCCCGTCCGGCGCCGGAAAATCAACGCTACTTGGTCTACTCAAAGGCTCACTGCCACTCCAAGACGGATCCATCGTCATCTCCGGTCAGGAACTGCACCACCTCACCCCCGCCAATATCCGCAAACTGGCCGCCTCCGTTTCGCAAACCACATGGCTATTTACCGGAACTATTGCCGACAACCTCCGGCTGGTACGCCAAGACGCCACCGAAGAAGACATGTGGAATGCCCTCGAACGCGCCCACGTTGCCCACGACATCCGTCGCATGCCCGACGGTTTACATACTGATGTTGGCGAACGCGGCTCACGCCTATCGGGCGGCCAAGCCCAACGAATCTCGCTGGCCCGCGCCTTCCTCTCCGGACGCGACATCCTCTTCTTAGACGAACCCACCTCACACGTGGATCCAGAATCCGAAACACACATCATTGATGCCATCGCCGATATTGGTTCCGATCTAACAGTTGTTATGGTTACCCATCGCCGTGCACTGCTTCGCATCGCCAACCAGGTTTACACCGTCACTAACGGCACTGTTTCCCAAGGAGTACGTTCATGA
- the ileS gene encoding isoleucine--tRNA ligase — protein sequence MGEPTSSRYPLHRTDDVVASPNFPHLEEDILAYWEKDETFQASIDQREGREFVFYDGPPFANGLPHYGHLLTGYVKDLVARYQTQRGNRVERVFGWDTHGLPAELEAERILGIEDKSEIEKIGIEKFNDACRGSVMKYASEWKEYVTRQARWVNFDGGYKTLDPTFMESVIWSFKSLYDKGLVYEGYRVLPYCWNDQTPLSNHELKMDDDVYQDRQDQTVTVGLRMETGELALIWTTTPWTLPSNLAITVGPDIDYVVVEPTEGDLAGEHVIIGKERLSAYTKELGEEPRIVKEVKGRDLEGLRYEPIFDYYTRDSEKPGPNAWKICLADYVTTEDGTGLVHTAPYGEDDMFVLSAAGVNVIETVDAGGKFFDVVSDYAGMHVFDANRPIINDLRDATGPIARRDPSVRAVLVQEKSYVHSYPHCWRCRKPLIYKPVTSWFVAVTKFRDRMVELNQDIIWQPEHIKDGIFGHWLEGARDWSISRNRFWGTPIPVWKSDDPMYPRIDVYGSFEELERDFGRLPRGRDGEPNLHRPFIDELTRPNPDDPTGKSTMRRVTDILDVWFDSGSMPYAQVHYPFDNHDWFESHYPGDFIVEYIGQTRGWFYVMHALATALFDKPAFTSCISHGIVLGNDGRKASKSLRNYPDPMEMFNSYGSDAVRWMLMSSPVLRGGNLVVDEAGIREAMRHVILPLWNTWYFYALYAGTVDGGKGYVSHGLTSEPTDVMDRYLLSRTSMLVSDVRQSLDGLDIPAATQAVRAYLDLLTNWYVRTSRDRFWNEDKAAFDTLYTVLETLMRVVAPMLPLVSEEIWRGLTGGRSVHLTDYPEAGEVDDDLVAVMDEVRDVVSAAHSLRKAHKLRVRQPLRALTVVTDLDLAPYAELIKGEVNVKEVKIQSAAESGLEVSTDLAVLPRELDPSVRKFTSALFKAAKTGQWERTETGVRMLIEPPVELTPEQYEMTTSVSAEEGSVAMVLASGAFVVLDTVLDDELEAEGYARDVIRAVQDQRKAEDLHVADRIRLVLTVPEEHRAAVETHREMISAETLAVESEVLTGEFAVQVEKVN from the coding sequence ATGGGCGAGCCAACGTCGAGCCGTTATCCACTCCACCGCACAGATGATGTGGTGGCTTCACCGAATTTCCCACACCTCGAAGAAGATATTCTTGCCTACTGGGAAAAAGATGAAACCTTCCAGGCGTCCATTGATCAGCGTGAAGGTCGCGAATTCGTTTTCTACGATGGACCTCCTTTTGCTAACGGTCTGCCACACTACGGCCACCTGCTCACCGGATATGTCAAGGATCTTGTTGCCCGCTACCAGACCCAGCGCGGTAACCGCGTTGAGCGTGTTTTCGGTTGGGACACCCACGGTCTACCGGCCGAACTCGAAGCTGAGCGGATCCTCGGAATCGAAGACAAGTCCGAAATCGAAAAAATCGGTATCGAGAAGTTCAATGATGCCTGCCGTGGCTCGGTCATGAAGTACGCCTCGGAGTGGAAAGAATACGTCACCCGTCAAGCACGCTGGGTGAATTTCGACGGCGGTTACAAGACCCTCGATCCAACCTTCATGGAATCCGTGATCTGGTCCTTCAAGTCCCTTTACGATAAGGGCCTCGTGTACGAAGGCTACCGCGTGTTGCCATACTGCTGGAACGATCAGACCCCGCTATCCAACCACGAGTTGAAGATGGACGACGACGTCTACCAAGACCGCCAAGATCAGACAGTCACCGTCGGCTTGCGGATGGAAACCGGCGAGCTTGCACTAATTTGGACCACCACACCATGGACCTTGCCATCCAACCTCGCCATCACCGTTGGCCCAGACATCGATTACGTCGTCGTCGAACCAACTGAAGGCGATCTCGCTGGCGAACACGTCATCATCGGAAAAGAACGCCTGAGCGCATACACCAAGGAACTCGGCGAAGAACCACGCATCGTCAAAGAAGTTAAAGGCCGCGACCTCGAAGGTCTACGTTACGAACCAATCTTCGACTACTACACCCGAGATTCGGAGAAGCCAGGGCCAAACGCCTGGAAGATTTGCCTAGCAGACTACGTCACCACCGAAGACGGTACCGGCCTAGTCCACACCGCACCATACGGTGAAGACGACATGTTCGTTCTATCTGCAGCTGGCGTGAACGTCATCGAAACCGTGGATGCTGGCGGAAAATTCTTCGACGTCGTCTCCGACTACGCCGGCATGCACGTGTTCGATGCTAACCGGCCGATTATTAATGACTTGCGTGACGCAACTGGCCCAATCGCGCGTCGTGACCCATCCGTGCGCGCCGTGCTGGTTCAGGAAAAGTCCTACGTTCACTCCTACCCACACTGCTGGCGCTGCCGCAAGCCACTGATCTACAAGCCAGTGACCTCCTGGTTCGTGGCCGTCACCAAGTTCCGTGACCGCATGGTAGAACTCAACCAGGACATCATCTGGCAGCCAGAACATATCAAGGACGGCATCTTCGGACACTGGCTCGAAGGCGCTCGCGACTGGTCGATTTCCCGTAACCGTTTCTGGGGAACACCAATTCCAGTATGGAAGTCCGATGATCCAATGTATCCACGTATTGACGTCTACGGCTCGTTCGAAGAACTCGAACGTGACTTCGGTCGGTTGCCTCGCGGACGCGACGGCGAACCAAACCTGCATCGCCCATTCATCGACGAATTAACCCGGCCAAACCCAGACGATCCAACCGGAAAGTCCACCATGCGTCGCGTCACTGACATCCTCGACGTCTGGTTCGATTCTGGTTCGATGCCATACGCCCAAGTCCACTATCCATTCGACAACCACGACTGGTTCGAATCGCACTACCCAGGCGATTTCATCGTCGAATACATTGGTCAAACCCGTGGCTGGTTCTACGTCATGCATGCGTTGGCAACGGCATTGTTCGATAAGCCGGCATTTACCTCATGTATCTCTCACGGTATCGTGCTGGGTAATGACGGCCGAAAGGCGTCCAAGTCGCTCCGTAACTATCCAGACCCGATGGAGATGTTCAACTCCTACGGCTCGGACGCGGTGCGCTGGATGCTCATGAGTTCCCCAGTGCTACGCGGCGGAAACCTCGTAGTTGACGAAGCCGGTATCCGTGAGGCTATGCGTCACGTGATTTTGCCGTTGTGGAATACTTGGTATTTCTATGCGTTGTACGCCGGAACGGTCGACGGCGGTAAGGGTTACGTTTCGCATGGGTTGACTAGTGAGCCAACTGATGTGATGGATCGCTACCTGCTCTCTCGTACATCTATGCTGGTCTCTGACGTTCGCCAGTCTCTTGATGGCCTTGACATCCCAGCAGCAACCCAAGCTGTACGTGCCTACCTTGACTTGCTGACCAACTGGTATGTGCGCACCTCGCGTGACCGGTTCTGGAATGAGGACAAGGCTGCGTTCGATACTCTCTACACCGTGCTCGAAACGCTGATGCGCGTCGTGGCACCGATGCTGCCGTTGGTCTCCGAAGAAATTTGGCGTGGCCTGACTGGCGGTCGGTCTGTTCATTTGACTGACTATCCAGAGGCTGGGGAAGTCGACGACGATCTAGTAGCCGTCATGGACGAGGTGCGTGACGTTGTTTCGGCCGCTCATTCCTTGCGAAAGGCTCACAAGTTGCGGGTACGCCAACCGTTGCGGGCACTGACCGTGGTCACTGATCTCGATTTGGCACCGTACGCTGAGCTTATCAAGGGTGAAGTCAACGTGAAGGAAGTCAAGATCCAGTCAGCTGCTGAATCTGGACTAGAAGTATCTACCGATCTTGCAGTGCTTCCACGTGAACTGGATCCATCGGTTCGTAAGTTCACTTCGGCATTGTTCAAGGCTGCTAAGACCGGTCAGTGGGAGCGCACCGAAACGGGCGTTCGGATGCTGATTGAGCCGCCAGTTGAGCTAACTCCAGAGCAATACGAAATGACCACATCGGTCAGTGCCGAAGAAGGCTCAGTCGCGATGGTCTTGGCTTCCGGAGCGTTCGTTGTTCTCGATACTGTCTTGGATGACGAGCTGGAAGCTGAAGGATATGCGCGTGACGTGATTCGTGCAGTCCAGGATCAGCGTAAAGCGGAAGACCTGCATGTGGCAGACCGCATCCGGCTAGTATTAACTGTTCCCGAAGAGCATCGGGCAGCGGTAGAGACTCATCGTGAGATGATTAGCGCTGAAACATTAGCAGTAGAATCAGAAGTATTAACCGGTGAATTTGCGGTTCAGGTAGAAAAGGTGAACTAA
- the proC gene encoding pyrroline-5-carboxylate reductase: protein MTVLGFIGAGSMASAIMHGLVSSGTAGGDIIFSRRNADAGNQLATDLHARFTTDNSEVATVSHILVLAVKPYLVASILDEISSHLSPDTIVVSVAAGISLTDLAEHLPASQPIMRAMPNVNAHIGQSMTGLCANKYVTESAACQVRRMFEAIGQVADIPEELFSAFSAIAGCSPAWTYTYIDALARAALAEGMTKREAVRCAAQAVLGSAQMVLDALDTSVPAELVDRVTSPGGTTIAGLLAMEDAGFSPAVIAGVRAAVARDKE, encoded by the coding sequence ATGACTGTTCTTGGTTTTATCGGTGCTGGTTCGATGGCCAGCGCAATTATGCACGGCCTGGTCTCTTCCGGTACGGCCGGTGGTGACATTATTTTTTCGCGGCGCAATGCCGACGCCGGTAACCAACTAGCTACCGATCTCCACGCCCGTTTCACTACCGATAACAGTGAGGTGGCAACAGTAAGCCACATCCTCGTCCTAGCAGTCAAGCCATACTTGGTTGCCAGCATTCTGGATGAGATCAGCTCGCACCTTTCCCCTGACACCATCGTTGTTTCGGTGGCGGCAGGGATATCACTCACGGACCTTGCTGAGCATCTGCCGGCAAGTCAACCAATCATGCGGGCCATGCCAAATGTTAATGCGCATATCGGCCAATCCATGACTGGACTATGCGCGAATAAGTACGTCACTGAATCAGCCGCCTGCCAAGTACGGAGGATGTTTGAAGCCATCGGACAAGTAGCAGATATTCCTGAAGAACTCTTCTCCGCATTTTCAGCAATCGCCGGCTGCTCACCAGCCTGGACATACACCTATATTGATGCGTTGGCACGTGCCGCGCTCGCCGAAGGAATGACGAAGCGCGAAGCCGTACGGTGCGCAGCTCAAGCCGTACTCGGTTCTGCCCAGATGGTTCTCGATGCGCTCGATACTTCCGTCCCGGCTGAACTAGTAGACCGAGTTACCTCACCCGGCGGCACGACTATTGCTGGATTACTTGCCATGGAAGACGCCGGATTCTCCCCTGCTGTCATCGCCGGCGTACGCGCTGCGGTCGCGCGTGATAAAGAGTAA